CTCACTTCTTCAGCATTTGTTTCAACCATTAAAACTGAATCTTTAGTAGCTGCTACAAATACGTGCAAATCACTTGCTTCATCTTGAGCAATAGTTGGGTTAATTATGTAGTCGCCATTTACTCTACCAATAATAACTGCACCAACAATCTCTTTAAATGGTATATCCGAAATACCTAAGGCAATTGAAGTACCAATTAGAGTTACTACCTCTGGAGTATTATCTTGATCTACAGAAAGAATAGTTCCTACTATTTGAACATCGTTTCTATAATCTTTTGGAAATAATGGTCTAATACTTCTATCAATGATCCTTGAATTAAGTATTGATTGCTCACTTGGACGACCTTCTCTTCTTAACCACCCGCCAGGAATTTTACCTATTGCATATAAACGTTCTTCTAAATCAACTGTTAAAGGGAAAAAGTCAATTCCTTCGCGTGGTTCATTAGATGAGGTAGCTGTTATTAGTACAACTGTATCATCGAATCTTACTAAAGCAGCTCCGTTTGCTTGTTTAGCTACTTCTCCAATTTCCACACATAGTCTTCTACCACTTAAATTTGTTACAAATTCTTTTCTCAATCTTATCCCTCCTAATACACATTGTACCCTTTCTTACTTTTGTATGCAAAAAGCGGGGTTTTCCCCGCTTTATTATTATCGACGTATACCTAGTCTTTTAATCAAGCTACGATAACGTTCAACATCTTTTTTACGTAAATAGTTTAATAAACGACGACGTTGACCAATCATTTTGTACATTCCTCTACGAGAATGTTTATCATTGTGATGTGCGCGCAAATGTTCTGTTAGCTCTTTTATTTGTGTTGATAAAATTGCAACTTGAACTTCTGGAGAACCAGTATCACTTTCATGTGTGCGATATTCCGCAATGATTTCATTTTTTCGTTCATTTGTTAAAGCCATTTTAAAATCCTCCTGTTTATATGATTTGCCTAAAATCCACGCTAACGTTGGAGTATAGTCGTGTAGCCTAGATTTTGGTCACGAGATTTATTGTACCATTAACTTTACCATTTGTAAACAAAACCTGCATAAAAAACATTGTAAATATATTGTGTTTTTATGTTTTGGGTTGTAGTTATTTATGAATATGTCACAGAGCAAGACGACTACTAAGGTTGTTGCAATTTGTAATCACCACAATTGAACTCGCTACTTAACGGCTATTATTTCAAAGTAGAGATATCGATACATTTTCAACAAAAATTTGATTTGGAAACATACCCAATCTCAGTGGATCAATCCCCACATGTGGAATAACAGACAGTGTTTTCATTTTTTTTGCTCCTCTTTGTTTATAAACCCCCCTGTAGGGTATAAAGTTTGCATTTGCAAATCAAGTATTCTGTCAAAATCAAGAGGGAGAACCCCTTCGCCACAGGATTTTCGATAGTTTTGGTTAAAACTACTCTCCTACAATCCTATTAATATCATGCTGTATCTGTTGTATTAACTCATTCTTGTCATCAAATTTTATTTGAGGTCTTAAGTATTCGGTTAGCTCTATTTTTAACTCTTGATCATATAAATCACCATTATGTTCCAATATAAAAACCTCTATAGATCTCTCGCGATTCTTAAAAGAGGGGTTAATCCCTATACTTATGGCTGCTAGGCTTTTTTTATTCACTAAACCTGCGTACACTCCGTTTGCTGGTATTAGTTTTTCATTAGCTACCTTTAAATTAGCTGTAGGAAAACCTAACTTTCTACCAACCTTTTTACCATGTATCACTTTACCTGTTAAGCTATAATATCTTCCTAAGGCCTCTGTTGCTAATGCTAAATCACCTCTTAGCAACATGTTTTTTATTAGGGTACTACTTATATTTTTATTGCTACTACTAAATTGAACAGCATCCACTACATGTAAAGTGTAATTGTATTTTTCCTCTAAACTAGCTAATAAGTTTACACTACCCTGTTTGCCTTTACCAAATTTAAAGTTAAAGCCTACAACTATATTTTGAAGATTACAATGTTTACTAATAGTTTTCACAAAATCAGCTGGACTCATATTAGCTACATCTTCATTAAAATTCAAGTTAAACCAATAACTCAAGTTAAGGTCTTTAAGGATGTTTTTTAGCTCACTGTTTAAGGTTAGCCTACTAAATGTTTTTTTTGAAAAGAACTCCACTGGATGCGGGTTAAAAGTTAACAATACAGTTTGTTCATTGTTAACACTTATTTGTTTTGCAGTTTTTATTAACTGTTGGTGTCCTAAATGTACACCATCGAAATTACCTATTATAAGGGTAATAGGCTCTTTTACTAATTCTAACTCTTCCCACTTTGTGATGATTTTCATTCTCTACACCACCAAAACTAAATTCTATATAAATACTCTAAAAGGATGATACTTAGTACTTAAAACTCTTTTACCTAACGCTACAAGCTCTTTTTGTTCATTTAAAAAAGCTATGTGCTGTGTATTGTTATTAGTTTTTAAGGTTATAACTTTCCCTGTTTTTATATTCTGTAAGGTTTCCTCATTACATACCTCATAAGGCCAGTCTGCTACGGCATATAATAAAGGCAGTAACTCTGTTTGCTCGTTTGTCATTATTCTACTATTATTGAGGTTAAATTTACCTACTGCTGTTCGTAATAGGTATGACATACAACCGACTGTACCTGCTTTTAAAGCTATATCTGCACATAATGTTCTAATATAAGTACCAGCAGAACAGGAAACATCAAACAGAAGTTTTTGTGTTATTCTATTATAACTAATTAATTTGCAAGAGTATATGGTAATTTTACGACTTGGTCTTTCAACTGTTTTACCCTCTCTTGCTAATTTATATAACGCCTTACCATTGATTTTAATTGCTGAGGTCATTGGTGGAATCTGTTCTGTTTCGCCCACAAATGAAGATAAGATATTTTGCCATTCATTATCTGTTAGAATAGCAATTTGCTTTTTAAGGCTTATAGGGCTAAAAAGGTCTAGGCTATCTGTTGTAAATCCTAAACTCAGTTCTGCTCTATAGGTTTTAACTTTACCCTGTATATAAGGTATTAAACGAGTTGCTTTACCTATCGCTAATACTAAAATTCCCGCAGCCCCAGGGTCTAAAGTACCTGCATGTCCTATTTTGCGGGTATTGTAAACACGCCGTGCCCAGTTAACAACATCATGTGAGCTTATTCCAGAAGGCTTTATTATTGAAAGTATGCCATCCATTACTTTGCCTCAGTTCTATTTAAATAGTTTTTTACAGCCTTAATCACTGTTTTAATTGTTTTATCCAAATTACCAGCTAGTTTACAACCCGCTGCGTTTTTGTGCCCTCCACCATTAAATATTTTTGCAACCTTGCTAATATCTATATGGGGTTGACTTCTAAAGCTAATCTTAGTAAAGTCTTTTTCAACTTCTAAAAAGAGAATGGCTATTTCTACAGCTTCAATAGAGCGAATATAGTTAACTAACTCTGGTAATTGACTAGCATCAATGTTATGTTTTTGTAACATATTATAAGGAACATACATTGTTGCTACATTATCATAAAACTCTACTGTAGATAAACAATCACTAATTAGGTTAAAGGCCTTTCTACTTTGCTTTTCTAAAACCTGCATGTTCAAAAAAGCAACATCAAGTTGATAGTCGAGCAGTTTAGCAGCTATATTGAGCACCTTAGCTGAGGTGTTACCGTACCTAAAGCCACCAGTGTCACCAATTAAAGCAACATAAATTGCCTGGGCAATATTATGATTTAGGCTTTGTTCATTTTCATAAAATAGATCAAAAAGTATTTCACCTGTGGCTGATGCTTGTTTATTAACTATATTAATGTCTCCAAACATGGTGTTGTCTGGATGATGATCAATATTCATTACAGGCATAGACCAGATGATATGATCTTCAGCAGTATATGTTCTTGCTTTATTACTACAATCCAAGGCGATTGTAGCTTCAAAATGCTTATTATTATTAGCAAAAGATAAATAGCTAGTTATATCTATGTCATTTAACAAAAATTTCAAATTAGCAGGTATTTTGGCATCGAGAACAAGTAATGCTTTTTTACCTAGGAGTTCTAAATACCTATATACTGCCACAGCAGAGCCCAATGCATCTGGATCAGGATTAGCATGTGCTGTAATTATAAACGATTTATAGGTATTTAAAAAACTTCTGAAGATGCCTTTACTTGACATCTTCTTCTACCTCTTTAAGCAATTTATTTATATGTGAGCCGTAGTTTAGTGAATCATCATGCTCAAAAATCAATTCGGGAGCCCTACGTAAATTAGCCCTTTTACTCATCTCTTTTCTTAAATAACCACGAGCAGATTTTAAAGCCTTTAATGATTCTTCTACTTTGTCATTTGACCCAAAAACACTAATAAACACTTTACACTGAGCTAAATCTTTTGTTAAGCGTACATCTGTTACTGATACAAATCCTAAACGAGGGTCTTTAACCTCATTTTGAATTAAATGGCTTAATACAAGTTTAACACGTGCTTGTTGTTGATTTATACGATATCCAGACACATTTAATCCTCCTTACTATTGTAAAATTATCTCCACAATAGATAATCGAAAATCATTGTCAAATAGATTTATTATTTTATCTACTATATTTTGATTATAACTTTCACTATTGCTGACAACTGCAAAGGTAATCTCAGATAAATTCCAAGTATCTAACTCACCAGTTTCAGCAATAGATACGTTATATTTTTTGCTTTTTTCTATTAAGCTTTGAATTATTCTACGCTTAGCTTTAAGTGAAGAACATTCTCCTAAATAAAGCTTTAAGCTAACTGCTTTTATCATTATTAAACAACTGGCATTTCTTTCATTTCATATACTTCAATAACGTCTTGTTCTTTAACGTCATTGTAATTCTCTAAGCCAATACCACATTCGTAACCTGTAGCTACTTCTTTGGCATCATCTTTAAAGCGCTTTAGAGATGAAATATTACCTTCATATATTTTAACACCTTGTCTAAATAACTTTGCAATAGCGTTACGTTTTATTACACCATCTGTTACATAACAACCAGCTATTAAACCAATTTTAGGTACTTTAAA
This Clostridium sp. 'deep sea' DNA region includes the following protein-coding sequences:
- the rpsO gene encoding 30S ribosomal protein S15 — its product is MALTNERKNEIIAEYRTHESDTGSPEVQVAILSTQIKELTEHLRAHHNDKHSRRGMYKMIGQRRRLLNYLRKKDVERYRSLIKRLGIRR
- a CDS encoding bifunctional riboflavin kinase/FAD synthetase translates to MKIITKWEELELVKEPITLIIGNFDGVHLGHQQLIKTAKQISVNNEQTVLLTFNPHPVEFFSKKTFSRLTLNSELKNILKDLNLSYWFNLNFNEDVANMSPADFVKTISKHCNLQNIVVGFNFKFGKGKQGSVNLLASLEEKYNYTLHVVDAVQFSSSNKNISSTLIKNMLLRGDLALATEALGRYYSLTGKVIHGKKVGRKLGFPTANLKVANEKLIPANGVYAGLVNKKSLAAISIGINPSFKNRERSIEVFILEHNGDLYDQELKIELTEYLRPQIKFDDKNELIQQIQHDINRIVGE
- the truB gene encoding tRNA pseudouridine(55) synthase TruB — encoded protein: MDGILSIIKPSGISSHDVVNWARRVYNTRKIGHAGTLDPGAAGILVLAIGKATRLIPYIQGKVKTYRAELSLGFTTDSLDLFSPISLKKQIAILTDNEWQNILSSFVGETEQIPPMTSAIKINGKALYKLAREGKTVERPSRKITIYSCKLISYNRITQKLLFDVSCSAGTYIRTLCADIALKAGTVGCMSYLLRTAVGKFNLNNSRIMTNEQTELLPLLYAVADWPYEVCNEETLQNIKTGKVITLKTNNNTQHIAFLNEQKELVALGKRVLSTKYHPFRVFI
- a CDS encoding bifunctional oligoribonuclease/PAP phosphatase NrnA, with the translated sequence MSSKGIFRSFLNTYKSFIITAHANPDPDALGSAVAVYRYLELLGKKALLVLDAKIPANLKFLLNDIDITSYLSFANNNKHFEATIALDCSNKARTYTAEDHIIWSMPVMNIDHHPDNTMFGDINIVNKQASATGEILFDLFYENEQSLNHNIAQAIYVALIGDTGGFRYGNTSAKVLNIAAKLLDYQLDVAFLNMQVLEKQSRKAFNLISDCLSTVEFYDNVATMYVPYNMLQKHNIDASQLPELVNYIRSIEAVEIAILFLEVEKDFTKISFRSQPHIDISKVAKIFNGGGHKNAAGCKLAGNLDKTIKTVIKAVKNYLNRTEAK
- the rbfA gene encoding 30S ribosome-binding factor RbfA, with amino-acid sequence MSGYRINQQQARVKLVLSHLIQNEVKDPRLGFVSVTDVRLTKDLAQCKVFISVFGSNDKVEESLKALKSARGYLRKEMSKRANLRRAPELIFEHDDSLNYGSHINKLLKEVEEDVK
- a CDS encoding DUF503 domain-containing protein, producing MIKAVSLKLYLGECSSLKAKRRIIQSLIEKSKKYNVSIAETGELDTWNLSEITFAVVSNSESYNQNIVDKIINLFDNDFRLSIVEIILQ